A genome region from Amblyraja radiata isolate CabotCenter1 chromosome 4, sAmbRad1.1.pri, whole genome shotgun sequence includes the following:
- the kcng2 gene encoding potassium voltage-gated channel subfamily G member 2: MDLLADGRPERQLGNCACPWEKAESCARKGIFYQKARLLQPNEDAYSIAQLNDRTSVIVNVGGNKYQIPWTTLDQIPLTRLGRLKACSNYEEIMDICDDYDVNHNEFFFDRNPCAFRTIMTFLTAGKLRLLREMCALSFQEELVYWGIEDENLEWCCRRKLYQKVEDLEEIKRTFEVLLTEEPQGAFDEMTRLGHCMKQLRDMVENPDSGIPGKIFACLSVLFVTITTVSLCVSTMPDLRQEQERGECSQKCYNIFVLETICVAWFSFEFLLRFIQAQSKCAFLRTPLNIIDIMAILPYYISLIIDAFSVDGKPSSSGSLDLEKIGLILRVLRALRILYVMRLVRHSLGLQTLGLTIQRCTREFGLLLLFLCVAMALYSPLVFLAERELGAKHEFASIPSSYWWAVISMTTVGYGDMVPRSIPGQVVALSSILSGILLMAFPVTSIFHTFSRSYLELKDQQQRISNTKAQFKGDAKSPNSDSSQETDISFPMN, from the exons ATGGATCTGCTGGCCGACGGCAGGCCTGAGCGACAGCTCGGAAACTGCGCTTGCCCCTGGGAGAAGGCGGAAAGCTGTGCCAGGAAGGGGATTTTCTACCAAAAGGCCAGGCTGCTTCAACCCAACGAGGATGCATATAGCATCGCCCAACTCAATGACAGAACCTCTGTTATCGTCAACGTCGGAGGCAATAAGTATCAGATTCCATGGACTACACTGGACCAGATCCCTTTAACACGCCTGGGCAGGCTTAAAGCCTGCAGCAATTATGAGGAAATCATGGATATCTGTGACGATTACGATGTAAACCACAACGAGTTTTTCTTTGACCGAAATCCTTGTGCCTTCAGAACCATCATGACGTTCCTGACAGCTGGAAAGCTGAGGCTCCTCCGAGAAATGTGTGCCCTCTCCTTCCAGGAGGAGCTGGTTTACTGGGGCATTGAGGACGAAAATCTGGAGTGGTGTTGCCGCCGGAAACTGTACCAGAAAGTGGAGGACCTAGAAGAAATCAAGAGGACATTTGAAGTGCTCCTTACTGAAGAACCACAGGGTGCCTTTGATGAGATGACTCGGCTGGGTCATTGCATGAAGCAGCTCAGGGACATGGTGGAGAATCCTGATTCGGGGATCCCAGGCAAGATCTTTGCATGCCTCTCAGTTCTGTTTGTGACGATCACCACAGTAAGCCTCTGTGTCAGCACCATGCCCGATCTGAGGCAGGAACAGGAGAGG GGCGAATGCTCCCAGAAGTGCTACAACATTTTTGTACTGGAGACGATCTGCGTGGCCTGGTTTTCATTCGAGTTCCTGCTGCGGTTTATCCAAGCACAAAGCAAGTGTGCGTTTCTGAGAACTCCTCTGAATATCATCGACATAATGGCCATTTTGCCTTATTACATCAGCCTGATCATTGATGCCTTTTCTGTTGATGGGAAGCCAAGTAGTTCTGGAAGCCTGGATTTGGAAAAGATAGGCCTGATCCTCCGGGTGTTGCGTGCCTTGAGGATTTTGTACGTGATGAGGTTGGTGCGTCATTCTCTGGGGTTACAGACGCTGGGCCTCACAATCCAACGATGCACAAGGGAatttggcctcctcctgctcttcCTCTGCGTGGCCATGGCACTTTACTCACCCCTGGTCTTTTTAGCGGAGAGAGAGCTGGGTGCCAAGCATGAGTTTGCGAGCATCCCAAGCAGCTACTGGTGGGCAGTGATATCCATGACCACGGTGGGTTACGGAGACATGGTTCCTCGCAGTATACCTGGGCAGGTGGTTGCTTTGAGCAGTATCCTGAGTGGCATTCTCCTCATGGCCTTTCCGGTCACCTCCATCTTTCACACCTTCTCCCGTTCCTACTTGGAGTTGAAAGATCAGCAGCAGCGCATTTCGAACACCAAGGCCCAGTTCAAAGGAGACGCCAAGTCCCCAAACAGTGACAGCTCTCAGGAAACTGACATCTCCTTCCCAATGAACTAG